One Lysinibacillus sp. OF-1 DNA segment encodes these proteins:
- the rplQ gene encoding 50S ribosomal protein L17: MGYRKLGRTSSQRKAMLRDLATDLIINERIETTEARAKEVRKAVEKMITLGKRGDLHARRQAAAFIRRELVTTTDAEGNETTSFALQKLFDDVAPRYAERQGGYTRILKVGPRRGDGAPVVVIELV, translated from the coding sequence ATGGGTTACAGAAAACTTGGTCGTACAAGTTCTCAACGTAAAGCGATGTTACGTGACTTAGCTACTGATTTAATCATCAACGAGCGTATCGAAACTACTGAGGCTCGCGCTAAAGAAGTACGTAAAGCTGTTGAAAAAATGATTACTTTAGGTAAACGCGGAGATTTACACGCACGCCGTCAAGCTGCTGCATTCATCCGTCGCGAACTAGTAACAACGACTGATGCTGAAGGTAACGAAACAACATCATTTGCACTTCAAAAGTTATTTGATGATGTTGCACCACGTTATGCAGAGCGTCAAGGTGGTTACACTCGTATTCTTAAAGTAGGTCCTCGTCGTGGTGACGGTGCACCTGTTGTTGTGATTGAACTAGTTTAA
- the infA gene encoding translation initiation factor IF-1, producing the protein MAKDDVIEVEGTVVETLPNAMFKVELENGHVILAHVSGKIRMHFIRILPGDKVTIELSPYDLTRGRITYRFK; encoded by the coding sequence ATGGCGAAAGATGATGTAATTGAAGTCGAAGGGACAGTTGTTGAGACTTTGCCAAACGCGATGTTTAAGGTAGAATTAGAAAATGGACATGTGATTCTAGCACACGTATCTGGTAAGATTCGTATGCACTTTATCCGTATTCTACCTGGAGATAAGGTTACTATCGAGTTATCTCCTTATGATTTAACTCGCGGTCGTATCACATACCGTTTTAAATAA
- the rpsM gene encoding 30S ribosomal protein S13, giving the protein MARIAGVDIPRDKRVVISLTYIFGIGKTTAQKVLADAGISEDTRVRDLTEDELNKIREQLDSYKLEGDLRRETSLNIKRLMEIGSFRGIRHRRGLPVRGQNTKNNARTRKGPRKTVANKKK; this is encoded by the coding sequence ATGGCACGTATTGCTGGTGTTGATATTCCTCGCGACAAACGCGTGGTAATTTCATTAACGTACATTTTCGGTATTGGTAAAACTACAGCTCAGAAAGTACTAGCTGATGCAGGTATTTCAGAAGATACACGCGTACGCGACTTAACTGAAGATGAGTTAAACAAAATCCGTGAACAATTAGATTCATACAAACTTGAAGGTGACTTACGTCGCGAAACTTCATTAAATATTAAACGTCTGATGGAAATCGGTTCATTCCGTGGTATCCGTCACCGTCGTGGCTTACCTGTTCGTGGTCAAAATACGAAGAACAATGCGCGTACGCGTAAAGGTCCTCGTAAAACTGTTGCGAACAAGAAAAAATAA
- a CDS encoding DNA-directed RNA polymerase subunit alpha has translation MIEIEKPKIETVEISEDSKYGKFVVEPLERGYGNTLGNSLRRILLSSLPGAAVTSIQIDGVLHEFSTVEGVVEDVASIILNVKKLALKIYSDEEKVIEIDVKGDGTVTAADITHDSDVEILNPDLYIATIAKNGHLRMRMYAQRGRGYTPADQNKREDLPIGVIPIDSIYTPVSRVNFQVENTRVGQSSDYDKLSLDVWTDGSIGPKEAISLGAKILTEHLNIFVGMTDEAQTAEIMVEKEEDQKEKVLEMTIEELDLSVRSYNCLKRAGINTVLELANKSEDDMMKVRNLGRKSLEEVKAKLEELGLGLRKED, from the coding sequence ATGATCGAAATTGAAAAACCAAAGATTGAAACGGTGGAGATCAGCGAAGATTCCAAATATGGAAAGTTTGTTGTAGAACCGCTTGAACGCGGATATGGAAACACTTTGGGTAATTCTTTACGTCGTATCCTTCTGTCTTCATTACCAGGAGCTGCTGTCACTTCAATTCAAATTGATGGTGTTCTTCACGAATTCTCGACTGTAGAAGGCGTAGTAGAAGATGTAGCTTCAATCATTTTGAACGTGAAAAAACTAGCTCTTAAAATCTACTCTGACGAAGAAAAAGTTATTGAGATTGATGTAAAAGGCGATGGTACAGTTACGGCTGCTGACATTACACATGACAGTGACGTAGAAATTTTAAACCCAGATCTATATATTGCAACAATCGCTAAAAACGGTCATTTACGTATGCGTATGTATGCACAACGCGGCCGTGGTTACACTCCTGCTGATCAAAACAAACGTGAGGATCTTCCTATCGGCGTGATCCCGATCGACTCTATTTACACTCCAGTATCACGCGTCAATTTCCAAGTGGAAAATACTCGTGTAGGTCAGTCTTCTGACTACGACAAACTTTCTCTTGATGTGTGGACAGATGGTAGCATCGGTCCGAAAGAGGCGATTTCGCTCGGAGCAAAAATTTTAACCGAGCATCTTAACATCTTCGTTGGCATGACGGATGAGGCACAGACTGCTGAAATCATGGTCGAAAAAGAAGAAGATCAAAAAGAAAAAGTTTTAGAGATGACTATCGAAGAACTTGATCTTTCTGTTCGTTCTTATAACTGTTTAAAACGCGCTGGTATTAATACAGTACTAGAACTTGCGAATAAATCAGAAGACGATATGATGAAAGTTCGTAACCTTGGACGTAAGTCACTAGAAGAAGTAAAAGCGAAGTTAGAAGAGCTTGGTTTAGGATTACGCAAAGAAGACTAA
- the rpmJ gene encoding 50S ribosomal protein L36: MKVRPSVKPICEKCKVIRRRGKVMVICENPKHKQKQG; encoded by the coding sequence ATGAAAGTGAGACCATCTGTGAAACCGATCTGCGAAAAATGTAAAGTAATTCGCCGACGCGGTAAAGTAATGGTAATCTGTGAAAATCCTAAACATAAACAAAAACAAGGTTAA
- the rpsK gene encoding 30S ribosomal protein S11 — translation MARKQQTRKRRVKKNIESGIAHIRSTFNNTIVTITDMQGNAVSWSSAGALGFRGSRKSTPFAAQMAAETAAKTSLEHGLKTLEVTVKGPGAGREAAIRALQAAGLEVTAIKDVTPVPHNGCRPPKRRRV, via the coding sequence ATGGCTCGTAAACAACAAACTCGTAAACGTCGTGTGAAAAAGAATATCGAATCTGGTATTGCACACATTCGTTCTACATTTAACAATACAATTGTAACGATTACAGATATGCAAGGTAACGCTGTATCTTGGTCAAGTGCTGGTGCTCTTGGTTTCCGTGGTTCACGTAAATCTACACCATTCGCTGCTCAAATGGCTGCAGAAACTGCTGCTAAAACATCCCTTGAACATGGTCTGAAAACGTTGGAAGTAACTGTTAAAGGTCCTGGTGCTGGTCGTGAAGCTGCTATTCGTGCACTTCAAGCTGCTGGTTTAGAAGTAACTGCTATTAAAGACGTTACTCCAGTTCCTCATAATGGTTGCCGTCCGCCAAAACGTCGTCGCGTGTAA